The Pseudomonadota bacterium genomic sequence ACGATGTTGAAAAGCTCCTTCGTGACTTCGATCACCTGCGAATCCGAAAGGGCCTGGATCAGTTCTTGTGTAGTTTGCATGGTAGTTTTTCCTCTCTAGCGGAAGTCTCCAGTTAAGCTAAACGCGGTCCATAGTTGGAGCGAATTCGCCTCGTAGTCATTATTCAGCAGCTCAAGCATGGCTTCCCGGCAGGCCGAGGCGCGTGACTGATGGCTTTCGACCCATTTTTCATAAAAGAGTGTGAAGAAGCGACTAGCACAGCCCGCGCTGACCTTCCAGTGGGTGGAGATCAGACTCGAGGCGCCGGCCTGGATGAAAGCCCAATCCAACCCAAGTGTGTCGCCGCCGATGCCCTCCTTCGCGAGACCGCTGACGCAGGCCATAACCGAAACGTGGCTGCCTTTGAGGTTGAGTTGTGCATGCAGGATCGCGCTCGGCGTCAGCTTTCCGTCGTGTTGTCCTCCGACGATCCGGTTCTCGTCCGGTAGGCCTTGTTTGTCGGCCAACACGAGATAGGAGTCGTGGAATGGGTTGCCATGTGCCTGCTCAGGGAACCAGCCATGAGTCGAGAAATGGACTATTCGATGATCAAGAGCTTCTTTGCTAACGCGCTCCAGAGTCGCTTCGGCAAGGCGAACCGGGTGCCCGCTCATCCCGTGCTC encodes the following:
- a CDS encoding CHAT domain-containing protein; the encoded protein is EHGMSGHPVRLAEATLERVSKEALDHRIVHFSTHGWFPEQAHGNPFHDSYLVLADKQGLPDENRIVGGQHDGKLTPSAILHAQLNLKGSHVSVMACVSGLAKEGIGGDTLGLDWAFIQAGASSLISTHWKVSAGCASRFFTLFYEKWVESHQSRASACREAMLELLNNDYEANSLQLWTAFSLTGDFR